A single Watersipora subatra chromosome 7, tzWatSuba1.1, whole genome shotgun sequence DNA region contains:
- the LOC137399881 gene encoding protein FAM98A-like isoform X2 — MPATDQPTAESNSCFLMELSGFLREYGCPHRKLVEGPVDQRLQDSQSKLHLIDYLLSEFQAAQIYFTDKPQQVVRQRPYQQTTELSCSENLKQTLICLGFSKPPPSITPFDLFSKLEAKLRELITRFPSAVGTPLLKAQLTAAQWQKVLHYNSRLTQEYNLRQEMLRKRLDVTIQSFLWSDRAKAKEEEVMKSYQPLQRNLARVKQVSLSDLLAARDSLLNIEKTNLNRRGAETPINKVIMGNVPDRGGRTGNMQVPPPEMPSFTKRQADTGAQGQRPQSGRGDRYQGGSGGNRVQGGWSNTGKKSAGSKATGGGRKDQQNN; from the exons ATGCCTGCAACAG ATCAGCCAACAGCTGAGTCTAACTCATGTTTCCTTATGGAACTGAGTGGGTTCTTAAGGGAGTATGGCTGCCCACACCGTAAGCTAGTCGAGGGGCCAGTGGATCAAAGGTTACAAGACAGTCAGAGCAAGCTGCATCTAATAGACTACCTTCTGTCAGAGTTCCAGGCTGCCCAGATCTACTTCACTGACAAGCCCCAACAAGTGGTTAGGCAAAGGCCCTATCAACAAACA ACAGAGCTGAGTTGCTCAGAGAACTTAAAGCAGACGCTTATATGTCTTGGCTTCTCTAAACCTCCTCCTTCCATCACACCCTTTGATCTCTTCAGCAAGCTCGAGGCCAAGCTTCGTGAACTGATCACCAG ATTTCCTTCTGCTGTGGGAACTCCACTGCTCAAGGCGCAACTCACTGCAGCCCAATGGCAGAAAGTGTTACACTACAATAGTCGGCTTACGCAAGAATATAACCTTAGGCAAGAAATGTTACGCAAGAGGCTTGATGTAACCATACAATCTTTCCTTTGGAGTGATAGAGCGAAG GCGAAAGAGGAAGAGGTGATGAAATCTTACCAACCTTTACAAAGAAATCTAGCTCGGGTGAAACAAGTTAGTCTTTCAGACCTTCTCGCTGCCAGGGATTCTTTACTCAACATTGAGAAGACAAACCTTAATAGGAGGGGTGCTGAAACCCCAATAAATAAAGTTATAATGGGCAAC GTACCGGATAGAGGAGGCCGAACTGGTAACATGCAAGTTCCTCCTCCTGAGATGCCATCCTTTACAAAACGACAAGCAGACACGGGTGCTCAAGGCCAGAGACCTCAAT CTGGAAGAGGAGATCGATACCAGGGAGGATCTGGAGGAAATCGTGTGCAAGGAGGTTGGTCAAACACTGGAAAAAAGTCAGCAGGGTCCAAAGCAACGGGTGGGGGACGAAAAGACCAGCAAAATAATTAG
- the LOC137399881 gene encoding protein FAM98A-like isoform X1, producing the protein MLNSILDALEDIGYEGELNPSNIEEVLKQGSHSPVYTSLVSFLVQHLCGFYGIQESVTPATDQPTAESNSCFLMELSGFLREYGCPHRKLVEGPVDQRLQDSQSKLHLIDYLLSEFQAAQIYFTDKPQQVVRQRPYQQTTELSCSENLKQTLICLGFSKPPPSITPFDLFSKLEAKLRELITRFPSAVGTPLLKAQLTAAQWQKVLHYNSRLTQEYNLRQEMLRKRLDVTIQSFLWSDRAKAKEEEVMKSYQPLQRNLARVKQVSLSDLLAARDSLLNIEKTNLNRRGAETPINKVIMGNVPDRGGRTGNMQVPPPEMPSFTKRQADTGAQGQRPQSGRGDRYQGGSGGNRVQGGWSNTGKKSAGSKATGGGRKDQQNN; encoded by the exons CTATGAAGGAGAACTAAACCCAAGTAATATTGAGGAAGTATTAAAACAGGGCAGTCACTCACCAGTCTACACATCACTGGTTTCATTTTTGGTTCAACATCTCTGTGGCTTCTATGGTATCCAGGAGTCTGTCACACCTGCTACAG ATCAGCCAACAGCTGAGTCTAACTCATGTTTCCTTATGGAACTGAGTGGGTTCTTAAGGGAGTATGGCTGCCCACACCGTAAGCTAGTCGAGGGGCCAGTGGATCAAAGGTTACAAGACAGTCAGAGCAAGCTGCATCTAATAGACTACCTTCTGTCAGAGTTCCAGGCTGCCCAGATCTACTTCACTGACAAGCCCCAACAAGTGGTTAGGCAAAGGCCCTATCAACAAACA ACAGAGCTGAGTTGCTCAGAGAACTTAAAGCAGACGCTTATATGTCTTGGCTTCTCTAAACCTCCTCCTTCCATCACACCCTTTGATCTCTTCAGCAAGCTCGAGGCCAAGCTTCGTGAACTGATCACCAG ATTTCCTTCTGCTGTGGGAACTCCACTGCTCAAGGCGCAACTCACTGCAGCCCAATGGCAGAAAGTGTTACACTACAATAGTCGGCTTACGCAAGAATATAACCTTAGGCAAGAAATGTTACGCAAGAGGCTTGATGTAACCATACAATCTTTCCTTTGGAGTGATAGAGCGAAG GCGAAAGAGGAAGAGGTGATGAAATCTTACCAACCTTTACAAAGAAATCTAGCTCGGGTGAAACAAGTTAGTCTTTCAGACCTTCTCGCTGCCAGGGATTCTTTACTCAACATTGAGAAGACAAACCTTAATAGGAGGGGTGCTGAAACCCCAATAAATAAAGTTATAATGGGCAAC GTACCGGATAGAGGAGGCCGAACTGGTAACATGCAAGTTCCTCCTCCTGAGATGCCATCCTTTACAAAACGACAAGCAGACACGGGTGCTCAAGGCCAGAGACCTCAAT CTGGAAGAGGAGATCGATACCAGGGAGGATCTGGAGGAAATCGTGTGCAAGGAGGTTGGTCAAACACTGGAAAAAAGTCAGCAGGGTCCAAAGCAACGGGTGGGGGACGAAAAGACCAGCAAAATAATTAG